A single region of the Brassica rapa cultivar Chiifu-401-42 chromosome A03, CAAS_Brap_v3.01, whole genome shotgun sequence genome encodes:
- the LOC103856396 gene encoding importin-5 isoform X1, giving the protein MASDQLQQQAQLAMVLGSDTAPFETLISHLMSSSNEQRSSAEALFNLAKQTNPDTLALKLAHLLQLSPHPEARAMAAVLLRKLLTRDDAYLWPRLSLPTQSSLKSSMLSCIQREEAKSISKKICDTVSELASGILPENGWPELLPFVFQCVSSDSSKLQESAFLIVAQLSQYVGETLTPHIKHLHGVFLQCLTSESASSDVKIAALNAVISFVQCLSNSNERDRFQDVLPAMIRTLTESLNNGNEATAQEALELLIELAGTEPRFLRRQLLDIVGSMLQIAEAESLEESTRHLAVEFLVTLAEARERAPGMVRKLPQFIDRLFAVLMKMLEDVEDDPAWYSAETEDEDAGETSNYSMGQECLDRLAIALGGNTIVPVAYQQFSAYLVASEWQKHHASLIALAQIAEGCSKVMIKNLEQVVSMVLSQFQSPHPRVRWAAINAIGQLSTDLGPDLQNQHHDIVLPALAAAMDDLQNPRVQAHAASAVLNFSENCTPEILAPYLDGIVSKLLVLLQVSNGKQMVQEGALTALASVADSSQEHFQKYYDVVMPYLKTILMNATDKSKRMLRAKSMECISLVGMAVGKDKFKEDARQVMEVLMSLQGTEMEADDPITSYMLQAWARLCKCLGQDFLPYMDVVMPPLLQSAQLKPDVTITSADSENEAEDSDDESMETIILGDKRIGIKTSVLEEKATACNMLCCYADELKEGFFPWIDQVALTLVPLLKFYFHEEVRRAAVSAMPELMRSAKLAIEKGEAQGRDLSYLKQLSDYIIPNMLEALHKEPDTEICVSMLEAINECLQISGNLLDEGKIRSIVDEVKQVMTASSSRKRERGERANAEDFDAEEGELIKEENEQEEEIFDQVGEILGTLVKTFKASFLPFFDELSSYLTPMWGRDKTAEERRIAICIFDDVAEQCRDAAFKYYDTYLPFVLEACNDESPEVRQAAVYGLGVCAEFGGSVFKPLVGEALSRLNVVIQQPNARQSENAMAYDNAVSAVGKICLFHRDSIDSSQVLLAWLNCLPLSNDVIEAKVVHDQLCSMVERQDVDLLGPNNQYLPKIITVFAEVLTGKDVVTQETAGRMVNILRQLQQTLPPSALGSIWSTLKPEQQHALQSMLSS; this is encoded by the exons ATGGCTTCCGATCAGCTTCAGCAACAAGCGCAGCTCGCGATGGTCCTCGGCTCCGATACGGCGCCGTTCGAGACACTCATCTCCCACCTCATGTCTTCTTCCAACGAGCAGCGCTCCTCCGCCGAGGCTCTCTTCAATCTCGCCAAGCAGACCAATCCCGATACCCTCGCCTTGAAGCTTGCTCACCTTCTCCAACTCTCTCCTCACCCCGAAGCTCGCGCCATGGCCGCCGTCCTCCTCCGTAAGCTTCTCACGCGCGACGACGCTTACCTGTGGCCGCGTCTCTCCCTCCCCACTCAATCCTCCCTCAAATCGTCGATGCTGTCTTGTATCCAGCGCGAGGAGGCGAAATCGATCTCCAAGAAGATTTGCGATACGGTCTCCGAGCTCGCCTCGGGGATCCTCCCGGAGAACGGATGGCCGGAGCTGCTTCCGTTCGTTTTCCAGTGCGTGTCGTCGGATTCGTCGAAATTGCAGGAATCGGCGTTTCTGATCGTGGCGCAGTTGTCGCAGTACGTTGGGGAGACTTTGACTCCTCACATCAAGCATCTGCACGGCGTGTTTCTCCAGTGCTTGACTAGCGAATCAGCTAGCTCAGACGTCAAAATCGCCGCTCTCAACGCGGTGATTAGTTTCGTTCAGTGTTTATCGAACTCTAATGAGCGTGATAGGTTCCAAGACGTTTTGCCTGCGATGATCAGGACGTTGACTGAGTCTCTTAATAACGGGAACGAAGCGACGGCTCAGGAGGCGCTAGAGCTTTTGATCGAATTGGCTGGGACTGAGCCACGGTTCCTTAGACGGCAGCTTCTTGATATAGTTGGCTCGATGCTTCAGATCGCAGAGGCTGAGTCTCTCGAGGAGAGCACGCGCCACCTTGcggttgagtttttggtaactTTGGCTGAGGCGCGTGAGCGTGCCCCTGGGATGGTTAGGAAGCTACCTCAGTTTATTGACAGGTTGTTTGCGGTTCTTATGAAGATGCTTGAGGATGTTGAGGACGATCCTGCTTGGTATAGTGCTGAGACTGAGGACGAGGATGCTGGTGAGACGAGTAACTACAGCATGGGTCAAGAGTGTTTGGATCGGTTAGCAATTGCCTTGGGAGGGAACACCATTGTTCCGGTTGCGTATCAGCAGTTTTCTGCTTACTTGGTTGCCTCTGAGTGGCAGAAGCACCACGCTTCTTTGATTGCGCTTGCTCAGATTGCTGAAGGTTGCTCAAAG GTGATGATAAAAAATCTAGAGCAAGTGGTGTCCATGGTTTTGAGCCAATTTCAAAGTCCTCATCCTCGCGTAAGGTGGGCAGCCATAAATGCCATTGGACAGTTGTCTACAGATTTGGGTCCTGATTTGCAGAACCAACATCATGACATAGTGCTCCCTGCACTTGCTGCTGCTATGGATGATCTCCAGAATCCACGAGTGCAG GCTCATGCTGCTTCAGCAGTGCTTAATTTCAGTGAGAATTGTACACCTGAAATATTGGCACCTTATTTAGATGGAATAGTGAGCAAGTTACTGGTGCTACTACAAGTAAGT AATGGAAAACAAATGGTGCAAGAAGGAGCTTTAACAGCTCTTGCTTCAGTTGCTGATTCATCACAG GAACACTTCCAAAAGTACTATGATGTTGTCATGCCTTACCTCAAAACTATCTTGATGAACGCAACTGACAAGTCTAAGCGGATGCTTCGTGCCAAATCCATGGAATGCATCAGTCTTGTTGGAATGGCAGTTGGAAAGGACAAATTTAAGGAGGATGCTAGACAG GTCATGGAAGTTCTTATGTCATTGCAAGGGACTGAAATGGAGGCAGATGATCCAATAACGAGCTATATGTTACAG GCATGGGCTAGGCTTTGCAAGTGTCTAGGCCAAGATTTTCTCCCATACATGGATGTTGTGATGCCTCCTTTGCTTCAGTCAGCTCAACTTAAACCAGATGTAACAATTACATCTGCTGATTCAGAAAATGAAGCAGAGGATTCTGATGATGAAAG CATGGAGACCATTATCCTGGGAGACAAACGAATAGGAATCAAAACAAGTGTCCTAGAAGAAAAAGCCACAGCTTGTAACATGCTTTGTTGCTATGCTGATGAGTTAAAAGAAGGGTTTTTTCCCTGGATTGATCAG GTTGCACTTACACTGGTTCCTTTGCTGAAATTCTATTTTCACGAAGAAGTTAGAAGAGCAGCTGTGTCAG ccATGCCGGAACTAATGCGCTCAGCTAAGCTGGCGATAGAGAAAGGAGAAGCTCAAGGGCGCGATCTATCCTATTTAAAGCAGCTTTCTGACTATATAATTCCAAACATGCTAGAAGCGTTGCATAAA GAACCTGATACAGAGATCTGTGTGAGTATGTTGGAAGCTATCAATGAATGCTTGCAG ATCTCCGGAAATCTATTGGACGAAGGGAAAATTAGATCCATAGTTGACGAGGTAAAGCAAGTTATGACAGCAAGCTCTAGCAGGAAGCGAGAAAGGGGAGAGAGAGCTAATGCTGAAGACTTTGACGCTGAAGAGGGGGAGCTTATTAAAGAGGAAAATGAGCAAGAGGAAGAAATTTTTGATCAG GTCGGTGAAATATTGGGAACACTGGTTAAGACATTCAAGGCCTCGTTTCTACCTTTCTTCGATGAGTTATCCTCTTACTTAACTCCTATGTGG GGAAGGGATAAAACCGCTGAAGAGAGAAGGATTGCGATATGCATTTTTGATGATGTTGCAGAGCAATGCCGTGATGCTGCCTTCAA ATATTACGATACTTATCTTCCATTCGTACTGGAAGCTTGCAATGACGAGAGCCCAGAAGTTCGACAG GCTGCCGTTTATGGGCTTGGTGTGTGTGCTGAGTTTGGCGGATCTGTATTCAAGCCTCTTGTTGGAG AGGCTCTGTCAAGATTAAATGTTGTGATACAGCAGCCAAATGCTCGGCAATCTGAAAATGCCATGGCATATGACAATGCTGTATCCGCTGTGGGAAAGATCTGCCTATTTCACCGTGACAGTATCGATTCTTCTCAG GTACTTCTTGCGTGGTTGAACTGTTTGCCTTTAAGTAATGATGTTATTGAAGCCAAAGTGGTTCATGATCAGCTCTGTTCAATGGTTGAGAG GCAAGATGTGGACCTTTTAGGCCCCAATAACCAGTATCTTCCTAAAATTATAACAGTTTTCGCTGAG GTGCTTACAGGGAAAGATGTGGTGACACAAGAGACGGCAGGTCGTATGGTTAATATACTAAGGCAACTTCAGCAAACACTGCCACCGTCGGCATTGGGCTCAATATGGTCAACACTGAAACCCGAACAGCAACACGCTCTCCAATCCATGCTTTCATCCTAA
- the LOC103856396 gene encoding importin-5 isoform X2 produces MASDQLQQQAQLAMVLGSDTAPFETLISHLMSSSNEQRSSAEALFNLAKQTNPDTLALKLAHLLQLSPHPEARAMAAVLLRKLLTRDDAYLWPRLSLPTQSSLKSSMLSCIQREEAKSISKKICDTVSELASGILPENGWPELLPFVFQCVSSDSSKLQESAFLIVAQLSQYVGETLTPHIKHLHGVFLQCLTSESASSDVKIAALNAVISFVQCLSNSNERDRFQDVLPAMIRTLTESLNNGNEATAQEALELLIELAGTEPRFLRRQLLDIVGSMLQIAEAESLEESTRHLAVEFLVTLAEARERAPGMVRKLPQFIDRLFAVLMKMLEDVEDDPAWYSAETEDEDAGETSNYSMGQECLDRLAIALGGNTIVPVAYQQFSAYLVASEWQKHHASLIALAQIAEGCSKVMIKNLEQVVSMVLSQFQSPHPRVRWAAINAIGQLSTDLGPDLQNQHHDIVLPALAAAMDDLQNPRVQAHAASAVLNFSENCTPEILAPYLDGIVSKLLVLLQNGKQMVQEGALTALASVADSSQEHFQKYYDVVMPYLKTILMNATDKSKRMLRAKSMECISLVGMAVGKDKFKEDARQVMEVLMSLQGTEMEADDPITSYMLQAWARLCKCLGQDFLPYMDVVMPPLLQSAQLKPDVTITSADSENEAEDSDDESMETIILGDKRIGIKTSVLEEKATACNMLCCYADELKEGFFPWIDQVALTLVPLLKFYFHEEVRRAAVSAMPELMRSAKLAIEKGEAQGRDLSYLKQLSDYIIPNMLEALHKEPDTEICVSMLEAINECLQISGNLLDEGKIRSIVDEVKQVMTASSSRKRERGERANAEDFDAEEGELIKEENEQEEEIFDQVGEILGTLVKTFKASFLPFFDELSSYLTPMWGRDKTAEERRIAICIFDDVAEQCRDAAFKYYDTYLPFVLEACNDESPEVRQAAVYGLGVCAEFGGSVFKPLVGEALSRLNVVIQQPNARQSENAMAYDNAVSAVGKICLFHRDSIDSSQVLLAWLNCLPLSNDVIEAKVVHDQLCSMVERQDVDLLGPNNQYLPKIITVFAEVLTGKDVVTQETAGRMVNILRQLQQTLPPSALGSIWSTLKPEQQHALQSMLSS; encoded by the exons ATGGCTTCCGATCAGCTTCAGCAACAAGCGCAGCTCGCGATGGTCCTCGGCTCCGATACGGCGCCGTTCGAGACACTCATCTCCCACCTCATGTCTTCTTCCAACGAGCAGCGCTCCTCCGCCGAGGCTCTCTTCAATCTCGCCAAGCAGACCAATCCCGATACCCTCGCCTTGAAGCTTGCTCACCTTCTCCAACTCTCTCCTCACCCCGAAGCTCGCGCCATGGCCGCCGTCCTCCTCCGTAAGCTTCTCACGCGCGACGACGCTTACCTGTGGCCGCGTCTCTCCCTCCCCACTCAATCCTCCCTCAAATCGTCGATGCTGTCTTGTATCCAGCGCGAGGAGGCGAAATCGATCTCCAAGAAGATTTGCGATACGGTCTCCGAGCTCGCCTCGGGGATCCTCCCGGAGAACGGATGGCCGGAGCTGCTTCCGTTCGTTTTCCAGTGCGTGTCGTCGGATTCGTCGAAATTGCAGGAATCGGCGTTTCTGATCGTGGCGCAGTTGTCGCAGTACGTTGGGGAGACTTTGACTCCTCACATCAAGCATCTGCACGGCGTGTTTCTCCAGTGCTTGACTAGCGAATCAGCTAGCTCAGACGTCAAAATCGCCGCTCTCAACGCGGTGATTAGTTTCGTTCAGTGTTTATCGAACTCTAATGAGCGTGATAGGTTCCAAGACGTTTTGCCTGCGATGATCAGGACGTTGACTGAGTCTCTTAATAACGGGAACGAAGCGACGGCTCAGGAGGCGCTAGAGCTTTTGATCGAATTGGCTGGGACTGAGCCACGGTTCCTTAGACGGCAGCTTCTTGATATAGTTGGCTCGATGCTTCAGATCGCAGAGGCTGAGTCTCTCGAGGAGAGCACGCGCCACCTTGcggttgagtttttggtaactTTGGCTGAGGCGCGTGAGCGTGCCCCTGGGATGGTTAGGAAGCTACCTCAGTTTATTGACAGGTTGTTTGCGGTTCTTATGAAGATGCTTGAGGATGTTGAGGACGATCCTGCTTGGTATAGTGCTGAGACTGAGGACGAGGATGCTGGTGAGACGAGTAACTACAGCATGGGTCAAGAGTGTTTGGATCGGTTAGCAATTGCCTTGGGAGGGAACACCATTGTTCCGGTTGCGTATCAGCAGTTTTCTGCTTACTTGGTTGCCTCTGAGTGGCAGAAGCACCACGCTTCTTTGATTGCGCTTGCTCAGATTGCTGAAGGTTGCTCAAAG GTGATGATAAAAAATCTAGAGCAAGTGGTGTCCATGGTTTTGAGCCAATTTCAAAGTCCTCATCCTCGCGTAAGGTGGGCAGCCATAAATGCCATTGGACAGTTGTCTACAGATTTGGGTCCTGATTTGCAGAACCAACATCATGACATAGTGCTCCCTGCACTTGCTGCTGCTATGGATGATCTCCAGAATCCACGAGTGCAG GCTCATGCTGCTTCAGCAGTGCTTAATTTCAGTGAGAATTGTACACCTGAAATATTGGCACCTTATTTAGATGGAATAGTGAGCAAGTTACTGGTGCTACTACAA AATGGAAAACAAATGGTGCAAGAAGGAGCTTTAACAGCTCTTGCTTCAGTTGCTGATTCATCACAG GAACACTTCCAAAAGTACTATGATGTTGTCATGCCTTACCTCAAAACTATCTTGATGAACGCAACTGACAAGTCTAAGCGGATGCTTCGTGCCAAATCCATGGAATGCATCAGTCTTGTTGGAATGGCAGTTGGAAAGGACAAATTTAAGGAGGATGCTAGACAG GTCATGGAAGTTCTTATGTCATTGCAAGGGACTGAAATGGAGGCAGATGATCCAATAACGAGCTATATGTTACAG GCATGGGCTAGGCTTTGCAAGTGTCTAGGCCAAGATTTTCTCCCATACATGGATGTTGTGATGCCTCCTTTGCTTCAGTCAGCTCAACTTAAACCAGATGTAACAATTACATCTGCTGATTCAGAAAATGAAGCAGAGGATTCTGATGATGAAAG CATGGAGACCATTATCCTGGGAGACAAACGAATAGGAATCAAAACAAGTGTCCTAGAAGAAAAAGCCACAGCTTGTAACATGCTTTGTTGCTATGCTGATGAGTTAAAAGAAGGGTTTTTTCCCTGGATTGATCAG GTTGCACTTACACTGGTTCCTTTGCTGAAATTCTATTTTCACGAAGAAGTTAGAAGAGCAGCTGTGTCAG ccATGCCGGAACTAATGCGCTCAGCTAAGCTGGCGATAGAGAAAGGAGAAGCTCAAGGGCGCGATCTATCCTATTTAAAGCAGCTTTCTGACTATATAATTCCAAACATGCTAGAAGCGTTGCATAAA GAACCTGATACAGAGATCTGTGTGAGTATGTTGGAAGCTATCAATGAATGCTTGCAG ATCTCCGGAAATCTATTGGACGAAGGGAAAATTAGATCCATAGTTGACGAGGTAAAGCAAGTTATGACAGCAAGCTCTAGCAGGAAGCGAGAAAGGGGAGAGAGAGCTAATGCTGAAGACTTTGACGCTGAAGAGGGGGAGCTTATTAAAGAGGAAAATGAGCAAGAGGAAGAAATTTTTGATCAG GTCGGTGAAATATTGGGAACACTGGTTAAGACATTCAAGGCCTCGTTTCTACCTTTCTTCGATGAGTTATCCTCTTACTTAACTCCTATGTGG GGAAGGGATAAAACCGCTGAAGAGAGAAGGATTGCGATATGCATTTTTGATGATGTTGCAGAGCAATGCCGTGATGCTGCCTTCAA ATATTACGATACTTATCTTCCATTCGTACTGGAAGCTTGCAATGACGAGAGCCCAGAAGTTCGACAG GCTGCCGTTTATGGGCTTGGTGTGTGTGCTGAGTTTGGCGGATCTGTATTCAAGCCTCTTGTTGGAG AGGCTCTGTCAAGATTAAATGTTGTGATACAGCAGCCAAATGCTCGGCAATCTGAAAATGCCATGGCATATGACAATGCTGTATCCGCTGTGGGAAAGATCTGCCTATTTCACCGTGACAGTATCGATTCTTCTCAG GTACTTCTTGCGTGGTTGAACTGTTTGCCTTTAAGTAATGATGTTATTGAAGCCAAAGTGGTTCATGATCAGCTCTGTTCAATGGTTGAGAG GCAAGATGTGGACCTTTTAGGCCCCAATAACCAGTATCTTCCTAAAATTATAACAGTTTTCGCTGAG GTGCTTACAGGGAAAGATGTGGTGACACAAGAGACGGCAGGTCGTATGGTTAATATACTAAGGCAACTTCAGCAAACACTGCCACCGTCGGCATTGGGCTCAATATGGTCAACACTGAAACCCGAACAGCAACACGCTCTCCAATCCATGCTTTCATCCTAA